One Notolabrus celidotus isolate fNotCel1 chromosome 18, fNotCel1.pri, whole genome shotgun sequence DNA window includes the following coding sequences:
- the desi1b gene encoding desumoylating isopeptidase 1b has product MDQASSYPVLLYIYDLSRGMARQLSPVMLGKQLDGIWHTGIVVHGKEFFFGGAGINSCAPSGTPLGDPDSMVDLGSTEVPEELFMEYLTSLAESTYRGDKYNLLEHNCNTFSSEVAQFLTGKKIPSYITDLPAEVLSSPFGEVLRPLLASVSVNPGGNNFTGQP; this is encoded by the exons ATGGACCAAGCTAGCTCTTACCCTGTATTACTGTACATCTACGACCTGTCCAGAGGCATGGCGCGTCAGCTGAGTCCTGTCATGCTAG GGAAACAGCTTGATGGGATATG GCACACTGGCATTGTGGTCCATGGAAAGGAGTTCTTCTTTGGAGGAGCAGGCATCAACAGTTGTGCACCT AGTGGCACTCCCTTGGGTGATCCAGACTCCATGGTGGACCTGGGCTCCACTGAGGTGCCCGAAGAGTTATTCATGGAGTATCTGACTTCACTAGCAGAGTCAACATACAG AGGTGACAAGTACAACCTGTTGGAGCACAACTGTAACACTTTCAGCAGTGAGGTGGCTCAGTTCCTCACGGGTAAAAAGATCCCATCTTACATTACTGACCTGCCAGCGGAAGTGCTTTCCTC GCCTTTTGGCGAGGTTCTTCGTCCTTTGCTGGCCTCCGTTTCCGTTAACCCTGGAGGCAACAACTTCACTGGACAGCCATAG